ACTGAATCCGAACGAGTCATCGTCGCTTATCGTTCggttttcttccaccaacaTGGCAATTCCTCCAAAATCGCATGTGGCACCCTCCAATCGATGCTGTTCGAAGTAGTCACTCAAGATTGGCTTGGCTGCTTCTTCCAGGTCTTTTCCAGTCTTGCTAAGAGCTGCTTTCCCTTCTGGGGTATCGGCTCTGTTCTCCGCATTCAAAATATAATCCATAGCGCTGCGAATTGCTCGGTCTATTTGGCCACGCTTGAGAACACAGCGGAACGCGCCCTTGTCTTCGCGGAGGCATGCATTCAGAATCTTTTCGTTGCCCGCCAAATTACCACGCGGAATCCATCCTCGCTCCAACGCGGCCATATACGACCACTGCGGTTCGTACAAGTCCGTTCGAAAGTTCCAAAAGTAAAATCCGTGTCCAATACCTGAGAACGCGTCAATCTTTTTCATCGCGAGTCGCTGCATTACGTTGTCGGTATCGTCCAAAACCTTTGGGATATTAGGAGGCGCCCGTATCCAGTCCTGCCCCGTCAAAGGATTGTCGCTCGTTTCCTTCCGCCAGTCTCGACTACCTGGGCACAATCCAAACACGGGCCCGGACAAACCCGATCCGTACGGACCCTGAATCGGTTTGGAAGGATCTACCGGAGTTCCGGGTTGACCGGGTCCCATGTACGGTTCGGCACAAGGTGTGAACTTGCATGGCAAACGTGGGAAACCAGGTAAGTTGTCGTTGAACCCATTGAGCCACATGGCGCAATTGTCCGTTGCCAGCGACCATTCGCCGACAATTACAGGTCCAAAAGCTCGTTCCATTGTGGCAATGTTCGATTTTTGTTGGCACGCATCCGTGAAGAAACCTATCCGAGAATCAGGGTCACGCCAAGCTTGGTAAATATGCGTGTCCAGTGCACGTTCGGGACAGCCTTCCATAAAACCACCCCAAAAGTCGGGACCGAAGCGAAAGCCGTCATGCATGACATATTTCCAGAAAGGTGCCTTTAATTTGACAATGAGGTATCCTTCCCAGTAAAAGCGTTTGAGCGTATCGATCGGAGTGTACTGCCATGGTTCATTTAGTGGCTCCAATCCCAGTACCGCCGGGTGTTCAGCATAGCGGGTGACAACATCTAGCACGACCTTCAGCGAATGCTGAATATTAGCGTAGTTGATGGAGGAATACGAGGCCGTCTGGGGGTCAAAATCTCCAACCCAGGCAGCGGAACGAATCGGCCAGTGTTCAAAAGTGGTGAGTCCCGAGAATTCACTATTCAAATTGGAAGTCCACCGAAATCCCATGGTCTTTCCTGAATTGTCGAACCCGTTCTGCGAATCCTTGGCGGTATGTATGTCAATTAAAACCGAAAGACCGTGGCTGTAGGCCCAATCCAACAAGTTGTCCACGTAGTCCAGAGAGCCGTCCACGCACCCGTGGTAGGGTCCGTAGGGCCGGTACATGAAATCTCCCACGGGCAATCGCAACGAGTTGACGGCTCCCGACTCGGCCAGCTGCTTGATTATGTCTTCGGTGACCCACGTCTCCCAGTGACGTCGCAACTGCCGGTTGGCTTCTTCTGGACCCAAGACCTCACAGAACGAGTACATGTCAAAGGCCGTGGTGTTCTCTCCCTGATTGAGAAACTGGTAAAAGAGGCTCGGCGTAATCCAGGGTTCCAGCACCATCCAACCGCCGAGATTGACGCCGCGGATCTGATTATTGAACGGACGAGCGTGCTCATCGGCGGTACAAGTCATGGTCTTGTTGTGGGCGATGAAGTGACGGAACGGAATCGAATCATTCAAGTCCTTCGCGGGAACGGCGGACAGGTTCAAGAAAGGGGCATCCATTCCGAAAGCATCGGTTTTCTTGTCGTGTGCGGAAGCATCGGTGTTGTCGGCTTCCGCGACGCATCCGGACACGGTTAAAAGCGCCAGCCAAAGGAAAACTTTGGCTATACGAGCCCATGTCTTGGCAGTGTGAAGCAACGGCATCCCTATGGTTCAATCGGTGGATGACCACGAACGTTCCTTTCTTGATATATTTTATATTCTTGATCAAACAAGAAAGTGTCTACTGGTAAGCTTGAACGGACGGAGAGAAAATGGCGTATCAGCTTTGGTTCCATGGAACAAAAGTGAGGCTGAAAATGAACACGCCAAGCCtcgcttttcttctttcgcaatCTTTGTGAAGCTGTTGGAACCAGAAACTATACGGGTTTCTCCATCGCCCATCAAAGATTTCTCTTtcgagaaaattcgctatcGACACAGTTAGGTGGTGATGCAACGCTTGCCTGTGCGGTGTCAAGCAGACTGCGAATAATCGCGCCCGCCGGTCGGTGCCGGTTAGCAAAAAACGCTCGAGTACCTCTTACCAACTTAGTAGGGCCAGAGTAAGAGATTCTGGATTCCAGCAATGAGTGACTGTTGTACGGTACAGTCCGTGACTCGCAGTCAGCCAGCCTTCCCACCCTTTGCTAACATGACTGTAAATTGTACCGAGGAAACAATCCCAAAAAACTACGCTAACATATTGCTAAAACTTAGATTGAGTATTCCGTGGGAGTCGCTATCCATCCCCTTCAAAGCGAGGATTCTGTTGCCACCATCTTTTGCTTGCGCTGTCTTCGCCAAAGAAGCCAAGCCGTGCATACAGCGAGTGTCGCCAACAGGGCCATGAGTATCAGTGGAGAATATTGGCGCGAAGACACTGTCGCATGGAAACCACGACGGGCTACCTCCTGCGTATCACCTTGTACGACAGCGCTGGGTAAAACTAAACGCACTCGGAATGGTTGGTGTTGCGTATGACTTTCACTCAGTAAGCGATCCACCGTAACAATGGCTTGCACCTGGAGTCGTCGCAGAAACATATTGCGTGATCTACCAATTCGCAGAATAGCTTCACCAACGATCTCTACCTCCGTGGCGTCAATAAAGGACGGTGGGAAAGCGACACCGTACTGAATGCACTCGTTACTAGGACAACCACCGCTGCTCTGGGGACCATCGAGTAAACCGGCCAGACTTGACGATGGACTACCGCTGGCCAGTACCGCGAGTTCGGTTGATCCGTACGTAATGGTGAGAGTCTCGACAGAATCCAAATGGGCCAACGGATATTGAGCCGCGAAAAAGCAGAATGGAACCAAGTCGCCAATAACAATGGAGCTGGGCGCGGAGTCGCAAAGGTCAACAGAAATTGCATACACAATCGTTCCGTCCGAATCAGTAGCGGGGGCTGCGGATGCCGTATCGAGAAAATTGACACTTTCAATGTCAAGGCTAGAATCAACATTTACTTTGATGGCAATCTATGCGCACAAGAAAAAGTGGACAAGTATCGTGAGACTAAATTGCGACCGCGCCCACCAAAGTGTTTCGTGGTCGAATACCTACCTCTCGGCTATTCTGGTCGGTCGCACCATCCGTAAGTATAAATTTAACACACACGACAAGATCGGCGCCACTACCGTCAGTGTAGTAAAAAGGACTAGCCGAAGTGATGTTGCTGGCAAAGCTAAAGACAAAGGAGGAGGACGGATCGGTAATCGTCGTACTGTTACTGACTTCAATTTGATTGCCGGTGTAGAGCTCACCATCACAGGCGAGATCAATGTTGTTCTGAGCGTTGGAAGTGGGCACCCAAATCTCAAACCTTCCGGTGATATTGACACCGCCATCTCCATTCTTAAAGTCGACCGTGACGGTATCGATGGTATTTGAAACGTCGTCGAACCCAATATCGTACGTTCCTAAAAGTCCACGATGATTCTGTACACCCCGCAATGGTGAGAAAGCTTGGTGGCCATCGCAAATTGTAAAAAGTAGTAGTCATTTATGTCTTACCGCGTTCTCCGTATAATCGTGTACGCCATGATTGGTCAAAGAGTTTGCCTGTACGAAGCAGCCTAGGTGGAAAGAGAGCAGGGTGAGACTTGTCGCTCACGGGGCCctagttcacagtcagcgccACTTGCGGCTATCCTTGACGTACTTTGTGTAACCAATAAAAGCAGAAAAGCAAGCAAGAAGAAGTGTCGATCACTCCGGCTATTGTTCATGGTTGCACGAAATCAACGAAAATCAAGGCATGCAGATGTGGAGCTTTTTTCGAATGGGGGT
The sequence above is drawn from the Phaeodactylum tricornutum CCAP 1055/1 chromosome 21, whole genome shotgun sequence genome and encodes:
- a CDS encoding predicted protein; its protein translation is FDMYSFCEVLGPEEANRQLRRHWETWVTEDIIKQLAESGAVNSLRLPVGDFMYRPYGPYHGCVDGSLDYVDNLLDWAYSHGLSVLIDIHTAKDSQNGFDNSGKTMGFRWTSNLNSEFSGLTTFEHWPIRSAAWVGDFDPQTASYSSINYANIQHSLKVVLDVVTRYAEHPAVLGLEPLNEPWQYTPIDTLKRFYWEGYLIVKLKAPFWKYVMHDGFRFGPDFWGGFMEGCPERALDTHIYQAWRDPDSRIGFFTDACQQKSNIATMERAFGPVIVGEWSLATDNCAMWLNGFNDNLPGFPRLPCKFTPCAEPYMGPGQPGTPVDPSKPIQGPYGSGLSGPVFGLCPGSRDWRKETSDNPLTGQDWIRAPPNIPKVLDDTDNVMQRLAMKKIDAFSGIGHGFYFWNFRTDLYEPQWSYMAALERGWIPRGNLAGNEKILNACLREDKGAFRCVLKRGQIDRAIRSAMDYILNAENRADTPEGKAALSKTGKDLEEAAKPILSDYFEQHRLEGATCDFGGIAMLV
- a CDS encoding predicted protein, giving the protein MNNSRSDRHFFLLAFLLLLVTQSCFVQANSLTNHGVHDYTENANHRGLLGTYDIGFDDVSNTIDTVTVDFKNGDGGVNITGRFEIWVPTSNAQNNIDLACDGELYTGNQIEVSNSTTITDPSSSFVFSFASNITSASPFYYTDGSGADLVVCVKFILTDGATDQNSREIAIKVNVDSSLDIESVNFLDTASAAPATDSDGTIVYAISVDLCDSAPSSIVIGDLVPFCFFAAQYPLAHLDSVETLTITYGSTELAVLASGSPSSSLAGLLDGPQSSGGCPSNECIQYGVAFPPSFIDATEVEIVGEAILRIGRSRNMFLRRLQVQAIVTVDRLLSESHTQHQPFRVRLVLPSAVVQGDTQEVARRGFHATVSSRQYSPLILMALLATLAVCTAWLLWRRQRKQKMVATESSL